A genomic stretch from Candidatus Latescibacterota bacterium includes:
- a CDS encoding HAD-IB family hydrolase, giving the protein MAFLCAWTPSYSCWSRPSRDSSARSTTLPESLRRLALFDLDGTLIAGSSERRFLRWLLEQGELRPWPVLRALGVALWRLPRGRTAAFKANKAIYRGQPAAWMEELAERFVGEELRWRLRQPLLDRLEAHRDEGLEIALLSGTPEFLLGPLARALGVEIAVGTPMARLLGKLTGSLAGPHPYGAAKAEIVRERFPAEDWDLEASYAYADHASDLEMLALFGHPHLVNPSRRLLARAKGEGLDVDLVD; this is encoded by the coding sequence GTGGCATTCCTGTGCGCGTGGACGCCTTCGTACTCCTGCTGGAGTCGTCCATCCCGGGATTCGTCCGCAAGGAGCACGACACTGCCTGAGTCGCTTCGCCGCCTGGCCCTCTTCGACCTCGACGGCACCCTGATCGCCGGCTCCTCCGAGCGCCGCTTCCTGCGCTGGCTGCTGGAGCAGGGCGAGCTCCGCCCGTGGCCCGTGCTGCGGGCGCTGGGGGTGGCGCTGTGGCGCCTGCCCCGGGGACGCACGGCCGCCTTCAAGGCCAACAAGGCCATCTACCGCGGGCAGCCCGCCGCCTGGATGGAGGAGCTCGCGGAGCGCTTCGTGGGCGAGGAGCTGCGCTGGCGGCTGCGGCAGCCGCTGCTGGACCGGCTGGAGGCGCACCGCGACGAGGGGCTCGAGATCGCGCTGCTGTCGGGGACGCCGGAGTTCCTGCTCGGTCCACTGGCGCGCGCGCTGGGGGTCGAGATCGCCGTCGGGACCCCGATGGCCAGGCTCCTGGGCAAGTTGACGGGAAGCCTCGCGGGACCCCATCCCTACGGCGCAGCCAAGGCCGAGATCGTCCGTGAGCGCTTCCCCGCCGAGGACTGGGACCTGGAGGCGTCCTACGCCTACGCCGACCACGCGAGCGACCTGGAGATGCTCGCGCTCTTCGGGCATCCGCACCTGGTGAACCCGTCGCGGCGGCTGCTGGCGCGCGCGAAGGGCGAGGGTCTGGACGTCGACCTGGTCGACTAG
- a CDS encoding nucleotide-binding protein yields MRRSLLPALRSALSLGLLALAVTALAASGEIAGKVVETMNTDSYTYVHVKGAGGEAWAAAPRFEVKVGDEVAFSTAMPMKDFKSETLKRTFDVVYFTGEIRKLDGSAPAPSQMANPQGGAAATPRSPHTSAAGGEAVKAIAPPKGGMAIASLVSAPGDFAGKRVTVKGKVVKFNANIMGKNWLHLRDGSASNGADDICITSADVAKVGDVVVATGVVSTNKDFGSGYRYDVMIEEASIAAP; encoded by the coding sequence ATGCGACGCAGCCTCCTTCCCGCCCTCCGCAGCGCCCTGTCGCTGGGCCTTCTGGCTCTTGCCGTCACCGCCCTGGCCGCCAGCGGCGAGATCGCGGGCAAGGTCGTGGAGACCATGAACACCGACAGCTACACCTACGTCCACGTGAAGGGCGCCGGCGGCGAGGCCTGGGCCGCCGCCCCCCGCTTCGAGGTCAAGGTGGGCGACGAGGTGGCCTTCTCCACCGCCATGCCCATGAAGGATTTCAAGAGCGAGACGCTGAAGCGCACCTTCGACGTGGTCTACTTCACCGGCGAGATCCGCAAGCTGGACGGCAGCGCGCCCGCGCCCTCCCAGATGGCGAACCCCCAGGGCGGCGCCGCGGCCACGCCCAGGTCCCCGCACACCTCCGCGGCCGGCGGCGAGGCCGTGAAGGCCATCGCGCCGCCCAAGGGCGGCATGGCCATCGCCAGCCTGGTGTCCGCGCCTGGCGACTTCGCCGGCAAGCGCGTGACCGTCAAGGGCAAGGTGGTCAAGTTCAACGCGAACATCATGGGCAAGAACTGGCTGCACCTGCGCGACGGCTCCGCGTCCAACGGCGCCGACGACATCTGCATCACCAGCGCCGACGTCGCGAAGGTGGGCGACGTGGTGGTGGCCACCGGCGTCGTCAGCACGAACAAGGACTTCGGCTCCGGCTATCGCTACGACGTCATGATCGAAGAGGCCTCGATCGCCGCGCCCTAG
- the acs gene encoding acetate--CoA ligase yields MPAPAALGRRRLRWLNPGFRRSGTVADTTLEKIYPVPAKVREHALIDKAKYEAMYKKSVADPEGFWGEIAERITWHKKWDKVLQWEFDTPDIKWFIGGKLNVSYNCLDRHVEAGRGDKTSIIWEGEHGDARKYTYSTLLTEVKKFANVLKAKGVTKGDRVCIYMPMVPELAIAMLACTRIGAIHSIVFGGFSADSLKDRINDSSCKVLITTDASYRGTKIVPLKGAADDAMKGTPSIETCIVYNRTNTDVPMKSGRDVWWHDEMAAASDDCAPVWMDAEDPLFILYTSGSTGKPKGVLHTTGGYLVYASLTHELVFDYHDDDVYWCTADIGWVTGHSYIVYGPLANGANTIMFEGVPSYPDFGRFWQVVEKYKVTIFYTAPTAIRACMREGDSWPKKYDRSSLRILGTVGEPINPEAWRWYYEVVGERRCPIVDTWWQTETGGILITPLAGAIDLKPGSATLPFFGVQPVLVDPEGKEIQGAGAGNLCIKHPWPGMMRTVYGDHKRFFETYFSAYKGMYMTGDGCRRDEDGYYWITGRVDDVINVSGHRMGTAEVESALVSHPKVAEAAVVGFPHEIKGQGIYAYVTLNVGEEYTEELKKELVGHVRKEIGPIAAPDVIHWAPGLPKTRSGKIMRRILRKIAEGAPDQIGDVSTLADPSVVESLIAEMK; encoded by the coding sequence ATGCCCGCGCCCGCCGCCCTCGGACGGCGACGGCTCCGCTGGCTCAACCCCGGATTCAGGAGGAGCGGAACCGTGGCAGACACGACCCTCGAAAAGATCTATCCCGTTCCGGCGAAGGTGCGGGAGCACGCGCTCATCGACAAGGCGAAGTACGAGGCGATGTACAAGAAGTCCGTCGCGGACCCCGAGGGCTTCTGGGGGGAGATCGCCGAGCGCATCACCTGGCACAAGAAGTGGGACAAGGTCCTGCAGTGGGAGTTCGACACACCCGACATCAAGTGGTTCATCGGGGGCAAGCTCAACGTCAGCTACAACTGCCTCGACCGCCACGTCGAGGCCGGCCGGGGCGACAAGACCTCGATCATCTGGGAAGGCGAGCACGGCGACGCGCGCAAGTACACCTACTCGACCCTGCTCACCGAGGTGAAGAAGTTCGCCAACGTGCTCAAGGCGAAGGGCGTGACCAAGGGCGACCGCGTCTGCATCTACATGCCCATGGTGCCCGAGCTGGCCATCGCCATGCTGGCCTGCACGCGCATCGGCGCGATCCACAGCATCGTCTTCGGCGGCTTCAGCGCGGACAGCCTGAAGGACCGCATCAACGACAGCTCCTGCAAGGTGCTGATCACCACCGACGCCAGCTATCGTGGCACGAAGATCGTCCCGCTGAAGGGCGCGGCCGACGACGCCATGAAGGGCACCCCGAGCATCGAGACCTGCATCGTCTACAACCGCACCAACACCGACGTGCCGATGAAGTCCGGCCGTGACGTGTGGTGGCACGACGAGATGGCCGCCGCCAGCGACGACTGCGCGCCCGTGTGGATGGACGCCGAGGATCCGCTCTTCATCCTCTACACCAGCGGCTCCACCGGCAAGCCCAAGGGCGTGCTGCACACCACGGGCGGCTATCTGGTCTACGCCTCGCTGACCCACGAGCTGGTCTTCGACTACCACGACGACGACGTCTACTGGTGCACCGCGGACATCGGCTGGGTGACCGGGCACAGCTACATCGTCTACGGCCCGCTGGCGAACGGCGCGAACACGATCATGTTCGAGGGCGTGCCCAGCTATCCCGACTTCGGCCGCTTCTGGCAGGTCGTGGAGAAGTACAAGGTCACGATCTTCTACACGGCGCCCACCGCCATCCGCGCCTGCATGCGCGAGGGCGATTCGTGGCCCAAGAAGTACGACCGCAGCAGCCTGCGCATCCTGGGCACGGTGGGCGAGCCCATCAACCCCGAGGCCTGGCGCTGGTACTACGAGGTCGTCGGTGAGAGACGCTGTCCGATAGTTGACACGTGGTGGCAGACCGAGACCGGCGGCATCCTGATCACTCCGCTGGCCGGCGCGATCGACCTGAAGCCCGGCAGCGCCACGCTGCCCTTCTTCGGCGTCCAGCCCGTGCTGGTCGACCCCGAGGGCAAGGAGATCCAGGGCGCCGGCGCGGGCAACCTCTGCATCAAGCACCCCTGGCCGGGCATGATGCGGACGGTCTACGGCGACCACAAGCGCTTCTTCGAGACCTACTTCTCCGCCTACAAGGGCATGTACATGACCGGTGACGGCTGCCGCCGCGACGAGGACGGCTACTACTGGATCACCGGACGCGTGGACGACGTGATCAACGTCTCCGGCCACCGCATGGGCACGGCCGAGGTGGAGAGCGCGCTCGTCAGCCATCCCAAGGTGGCCGAGGCCGCCGTCGTGGGCTTCCCGCACGAGATCAAGGGCCAGGGCATCTACGCCTACGTGACCCTGAACGTGGGCGAGGAGTACACGGAGGAGCTCAAGAAGGAGCTGGTGGGGCACGTCCGCAAGGAGATCGGTCCCATCGCCGCGCCGGACGTGATCCACTGGGCGCCGGGCCTGCCGAAGACCCGCTCGGGCAAGATCATGCGCCGCATCCTGCGCAAGATCGCCGAGGGCGCGCCGGATCAGATCGGGGACGTCTCGACGCTGGCCGACCCCAGCGTGGTGGAGAGCCTGATCGCGGAAATGAAGTGA
- a CDS encoding serine/threonine protein kinase, whose product MDPLRWQRLEQALDELLDLSAADRPARLDALAGDDPAFRAELERLLAADAATRRGILDDGLDSLADAILDAPAATTPAGRRIGPYRVLGLLGRGGMGEVLLAERADGEYEQRVALKLLPAERLGEDNARRLRHERQILARLRHPNIATLHDGGVTEDGAPYFAMELVEGEPITDYCDAQRLDVEARLALFDTVCRAVRYAHRNLVVHRDIKPGNVLVTADGVVKLLDFGIAKLLGDAESTVAEQRFLTPGFAAPEQLRGEPTNIAADVYALGVLLYELLCGKRPHGRRTDPAAMLRAVLEDTPLPPSRAVEDDDPAAAARSCAPAALRRRLQGDLDTIVARALEKDPAERYPSSEALRLDLERHLASEPVSARPASRAYRLRKFVKRHRLAVTLTSLIVLAILTGAVWIGLLYARAERNLGRALAAESASAREAETLRRVTGFLSELFEEASPEVSHGRDVTARELLDAGAARIERELKGAPDVRSSLQLTMSTSYRWLGRYDDALRMIESAVESRLDRFGPESPEYAEALTELAGLRSDRGELDEAEAAAREAIRIFAAARGPRSVSVAEPTSVLGATLIQQGRFPEAEVAMGTVLEIHEANPRPEPEWIASASNDLGAALSQMGRLDEAAVLFTRAVETHRAAGDSTHPSLSTYLTNLGDVRMRQGRLDEAESLMTRGLAVAEAAFDSSNVDLAERHNALGQLYDRLGRFDEAESQFLRSVAIWRANVDAEHPRVIWVLDNLVGAYTDAGRLAKADSLSDVVVAMSERQLGLESVYHGAILRTRADLRDVQGRHADAAALREQALGIYATAFGDSSPIVARRMVELARDRALIGETSTAAALYRSAIAVFELPENADDARGQAQLPTLRAALDSLGAAR is encoded by the coding sequence GTGGACCCTCTGCGCTGGCAGCGTCTGGAGCAGGCGCTGGACGAGCTCCTCGACCTCTCCGCCGCCGACCGGCCGGCGCGCCTCGACGCGCTCGCCGGGGACGACCCCGCCTTCCGCGCCGAGCTCGAGCGCCTGCTGGCCGCCGACGCCGCCACGCGCCGCGGCATCCTCGACGACGGCCTCGACTCCCTGGCCGACGCGATCCTCGACGCCCCCGCGGCCACGACACCGGCGGGACGGCGCATCGGCCCCTACCGTGTGCTGGGCCTGCTGGGTCGCGGCGGCATGGGCGAGGTCCTGCTGGCCGAGCGCGCGGACGGCGAGTACGAGCAGCGCGTGGCCCTCAAGCTGCTGCCCGCCGAGCGCCTGGGCGAGGACAACGCCCGCCGCCTTCGCCACGAGCGGCAGATCCTGGCGCGGCTCAGGCATCCCAACATCGCCACGCTCCACGACGGGGGCGTCACCGAGGACGGCGCGCCCTACTTCGCCATGGAGCTGGTGGAGGGCGAGCCCATCACCGACTACTGCGACGCCCAGCGCCTCGACGTCGAGGCACGGCTCGCGCTCTTCGACACCGTCTGCCGCGCCGTCCGCTACGCCCATCGCAATCTCGTGGTGCACCGGGACATCAAGCCGGGCAACGTGCTCGTCACCGCCGACGGCGTGGTGAAGCTGCTCGACTTCGGCATCGCGAAGTTGCTGGGCGACGCCGAGTCCACCGTGGCCGAGCAGCGCTTCCTCACGCCGGGCTTCGCGGCGCCCGAGCAGCTCCGCGGCGAGCCCACCAACATCGCCGCCGACGTCTACGCCCTCGGCGTGCTGCTCTACGAGCTGCTCTGCGGCAAGCGTCCCCACGGGCGGCGGACGGATCCCGCCGCCATGCTGCGTGCGGTGCTCGAGGACACGCCGCTGCCGCCGAGCCGCGCGGTCGAGGACGACGACCCCGCCGCCGCGGCGCGAAGCTGCGCGCCGGCCGCGCTGCGACGGCGGCTGCAGGGCGACCTGGACACCATCGTCGCCCGCGCGCTGGAGAAGGACCCCGCGGAGCGCTACCCCTCGTCCGAGGCGTTGCGCCTCGACCTCGAGCGGCACCTGGCGTCGGAGCCCGTCTCGGCGCGGCCCGCCTCGCGCGCTTACCGGCTGCGCAAGTTCGTCAAGCGGCACCGGCTGGCCGTCACGCTCACCAGCCTCATCGTGCTGGCCATCCTGACCGGCGCGGTCTGGATCGGCCTGCTCTACGCGCGCGCGGAGCGCAATCTGGGCCGCGCGCTGGCGGCCGAGTCCGCGTCGGCGCGCGAGGCCGAGACCCTGCGCCGGGTGACGGGTTTCCTCAGCGAACTCTTCGAGGAGGCGAGCCCGGAGGTCTCCCACGGGCGCGACGTCACCGCGCGCGAACTGCTGGACGCGGGCGCCGCGCGCATCGAGCGCGAGCTGAAGGGCGCGCCGGACGTGCGCTCGTCGCTGCAGCTGACCATGTCCACGTCCTACCGCTGGCTCGGCCGCTACGACGACGCGCTGCGGATGATCGAATCGGCCGTCGAGAGTCGGCTCGACCGCTTCGGCCCGGAGAGCCCCGAGTACGCCGAGGCGCTCACCGAACTGGCCGGGCTGCGCAGCGACCGTGGCGAGCTCGACGAGGCCGAGGCCGCGGCGCGTGAGGCCATCCGCATCTTCGCGGCGGCGCGAGGACCGCGCAGCGTGTCGGTGGCCGAGCCGACGAGCGTTCTCGGCGCCACCCTGATCCAGCAGGGGCGTTTCCCCGAGGCCGAGGTCGCGATGGGCACCGTGCTCGAGATCCACGAAGCGAACCCGCGGCCCGAGCCGGAGTGGATCGCGTCGGCGTCGAACGACCTGGGCGCCGCGCTCTCCCAGATGGGGCGCCTCGACGAGGCGGCGGTCCTCTTCACGCGCGCCGTCGAGACCCACCGCGCCGCGGGCGACTCGACGCACCCGAGCCTGTCGACCTACCTCACGAATCTCGGGGACGTCCGCATGCGCCAGGGGCGGCTGGACGAAGCCGAGTCGCTCATGACCCGCGGCCTGGCCGTCGCCGAAGCGGCCTTCGACTCGAGCAACGTGGATCTCGCCGAGCGCCACAATGCGCTGGGGCAGCTCTACGACCGCCTCGGGCGCTTCGACGAGGCGGAGTCGCAGTTCCTGCGCTCGGTGGCGATCTGGCGCGCGAACGTGGACGCGGAGCACCCGCGCGTGATCTGGGTGCTCGACAACCTGGTGGGCGCTTACACGGACGCGGGCCGGCTGGCCAAGGCGGACTCGCTCAGCGACGTGGTCGTGGCCATGTCCGAACGCCAGCTCGGGCTGGAGAGCGTCTACCATGGCGCCATCCTCAGAACGCGGGCCGACCTGCGCGACGTCCAGGGCCGCCACGCCGACGCCGCCGCGCTGCGCGAACAGGCGCTCGGCATCTACGCGACCGCGTTCGGGGACTCGTCGCCCATCGTGGCCCGGCGGATGGTCGAGCTGGCCAGGGATCGCGCGCTGATCGGCGAGACGTCCACCGCCGCCGCGCTCTACCGCAGCGCGATCGCCGTCTTCGAGCTGCCCGAAAACGCGGACGACGCGCGCGGGCAGGCGCAGCTCCCGACGCTGCGCGCTGCCCTGGACTCCCTCGGCGCCGCGCGCTAG
- a CDS encoding cation:proton antiporter, whose translation MPRRLVLIGLLVLLAWLAERALLPMQSASLGRESVALGFLLLSAFLLGEMAPPLRLPRISGYLLAGVLFGPDALGLVGADSLERLKVIDSLALTFIALSAGGELSLGELRRGRRLLGWGLATQLTLIFLVSGLLVVAASPLFAFTRDLGPAQLWVMAALLGAIATARSPASAIAIIKETKSQGPFTEAALGLTVAMDILSIVLFAVVLSVGGALLSGGPLDLATLGGLLLELGSSLALGALLGAALAAWLRRVSSHHLITLFLVAIVVSEASHALAHWLDVSVGASFHLEPMLICIAMGFVVRNFSAHGQGDAFLEAIERGGLTVYALFFALAGAALDLGSLRSTWMLAVLLVAIRFASIQGSSWLGARLAGAPATTRRNLGLTFVTQAGVSLGLARALAARFPDWGPAVATLAVASISLNQLLGPVLFKRALDNVGEAGAAAQPAPARPRRHVAPARVVD comes from the coding sequence ATGCCGCGGCGGCTCGTGCTCATCGGACTGCTCGTGCTGCTGGCCTGGCTGGCCGAGCGCGCGCTGCTGCCGATGCAGAGCGCGTCGCTGGGGCGCGAGAGCGTCGCCCTGGGCTTCCTGCTGCTCAGCGCCTTCCTGCTGGGCGAGATGGCCCCGCCCCTGCGGCTTCCGCGCATCTCCGGCTACCTGCTCGCGGGCGTGCTCTTCGGGCCGGACGCCCTCGGCCTGGTGGGCGCCGACAGCCTCGAGCGCCTCAAGGTGATCGACAGCCTCGCCCTCACCTTCATCGCCCTCAGCGCCGGCGGCGAGCTGTCGCTGGGGGAGCTTCGGCGTGGTCGTCGCCTGCTGGGCTGGGGGCTCGCCACGCAGCTGACGCTGATCTTCCTCGTCAGCGGCCTGCTGGTGGTGGCCGCGAGTCCGCTCTTCGCCTTCACGCGCGACCTCGGCCCCGCCCAGCTCTGGGTGATGGCCGCGCTGCTGGGCGCCATCGCCACCGCGCGCTCGCCCGCCAGCGCCATCGCGATCATCAAGGAGACCAAGTCGCAGGGCCCCTTCACCGAGGCGGCGCTGGGACTGACGGTGGCCATGGACATCCTGTCGATCGTGCTCTTCGCCGTGGTGCTCAGCGTGGGCGGCGCGCTGCTCTCCGGCGGCCCGCTGGACCTGGCCACCCTGGGCGGCCTGCTGCTCGAGCTGGGCAGCAGCCTGGCCCTGGGCGCGCTGCTGGGCGCGGCGCTCGCGGCGTGGCTGCGCCGCGTGAGCAGCCACCACCTGATCACGCTCTTCCTGGTGGCGATCGTGGTCAGCGAGGCCAGCCACGCGCTGGCGCACTGGCTGGACGTGAGCGTCGGCGCCAGCTTCCACCTGGAGCCCATGCTCATCTGCATCGCGATGGGCTTCGTGGTGCGCAACTTCAGCGCGCACGGCCAGGGCGACGCCTTCCTCGAGGCCATCGAGCGCGGCGGCCTCACCGTCTACGCGCTCTTCTTCGCGCTGGCGGGCGCCGCCCTGGACCTGGGCAGCCTGCGCAGCACCTGGATGCTGGCGGTGCTGCTCGTCGCGATCCGTTTCGCGTCGATCCAGGGGAGCAGCTGGCTGGGCGCGCGCCTGGCGGGGGCGCCCGCGACCACGCGACGCAATCTGGGGCTGACCTTCGTCACCCAGGCCGGCGTGAGCCTCGGCCTGGCGCGGGCGCTGGCCGCGCGCTTCCCCGACTGGGGCCCGGCCGTGGCGACGCTCGCCGTGGCCTCGATCAGCCTCAACCAGCTGCTGGGGCCGGTGCTCTTCAAGCGCGCGCTGGACAACGTGGGCGAGGCCGGCGCGGCCGCGCAGCCCGCCCCGGCGCGGCCGCGGCGGCACGTCGCGCCGGCCAGGGTCGTCGACTAG
- a CDS encoding helix-turn-helix transcriptional regulator gives MSAPPIGNCIRRLRFEHGEMTQQELAARCGVTRQTILALEAGRYGPSLALAFRIARCFERGVEEVFTWRDGEP, from the coding sequence ATGAGCGCGCCGCCCATCGGTAATTGCATCCGACGGCTCCGTTTCGAGCACGGCGAGATGACCCAGCAGGAGCTGGCCGCGCGCTGCGGCGTCACCCGCCAGACGATCCTCGCCCTCGAGGCCGGCCGCTACGGCCCCAGTCTGGCGCTGGCTTTCCGCATCGCCCGCTGCTTCGAGCGGGGGGTGGAGGAGGTCTTCACCTGGCGCGACGGGGAGCCGTAG
- a CDS encoding T9SS type A sorting domain-containing protein produces the protein MFRRATSILVILLFPVLAGAAVLHVPGQYSTIQAGLDASAVGDTVLVAPGTYSGTGNDNLNFHGRAVALIGEGGAAQTILDGSVSNHRLMLLDQGEGPGTLVQGFTLTGAKVSYYGGAILCDGSSPTLRELLFEDNHGYIGYPNDAFGAGLRVTFGGAPQVFDCVFRSNEAAAGGAVCIEGGGAPSFENVLFEANYARRGGAVYGGSNATFTRCQFVDNVAPSAATDDVVDKPGWGGAIYLGAGHSPSFEECLFANNLAEHVHTVYGSGPGRGGAVSCSGGGAEFLRCTFHGNGAEPEEGLYQGGTLDVYGAGAVTLTDCVLAGTTSGYAIHCDVADGIPDANCCLFWDNWAPQFGGACPDLIGVDGDFEANPYFCDVDAGDFSVAGLSPCLPANNACGVQIGAYGEGCTITDAPAPPAATALAAPFPNPFNPKVTLAFTLAAPGKVALTVYDASGRSVAVLLDTELPAGDHHVDWRGQNDAGHEAASGVYFVRMEAPRYSARQRMVLLR, from the coding sequence ATGTTCAGACGCGCAACGTCCATCCTCGTGATTCTGCTTTTCCCTGTCCTGGCAGGGGCGGCTGTACTCCATGTGCCGGGTCAGTATTCCACGATCCAGGCCGGCCTGGACGCCAGCGCCGTTGGCGACACCGTGCTGGTAGCGCCCGGCACCTACAGCGGTACGGGCAACGACAACCTGAACTTCCATGGCCGCGCAGTTGCCCTCATCGGCGAGGGTGGGGCGGCACAGACGATTCTCGACGGGAGCGTGAGCAACCACCGGCTGATGCTCCTGGATCAAGGCGAGGGCCCCGGGACACTCGTCCAGGGATTCACCCTGACCGGCGCGAAGGTCTCCTACTACGGGGGCGCCATCCTCTGCGATGGCAGTTCGCCGACGCTGCGCGAGCTGCTGTTCGAGGACAATCACGGCTATATCGGCTATCCCAACGACGCCTTCGGCGCTGGTCTTCGCGTCACGTTCGGCGGCGCGCCCCAGGTGTTCGACTGCGTGTTCCGCAGCAACGAAGCCGCCGCTGGCGGCGCCGTGTGCATCGAGGGTGGCGGCGCGCCGAGCTTCGAGAACGTCCTCTTCGAAGCGAACTACGCCCGTCGGGGCGGAGCCGTCTACGGCGGCTCCAACGCCACCTTCACGCGCTGCCAATTCGTCGACAATGTCGCCCCCAGTGCCGCCACCGACGACGTCGTCGACAAGCCGGGTTGGGGGGGAGCGATCTACCTGGGGGCCGGCCACAGCCCGAGCTTCGAGGAGTGCCTCTTCGCGAACAACCTCGCCGAGCATGTCCACACGGTCTACGGCAGCGGTCCCGGCCGCGGCGGGGCCGTGAGCTGCAGCGGCGGCGGCGCGGAGTTCCTGCGCTGCACCTTCCACGGCAACGGCGCGGAGCCCGAGGAGGGGCTGTACCAGGGCGGGACCCTGGACGTCTACGGCGCCGGCGCCGTGACGCTGACGGACTGCGTCCTCGCCGGCACGACCAGTGGCTACGCGATCCACTGTGACGTCGCCGACGGCATCCCCGACGCGAACTGCTGCCTCTTCTGGGACAACTGGGCGCCGCAGTTCGGCGGGGCTTGCCCCGATCTCATCGGTGTCGACGGAGACTTCGAGGCCAATCCCTACTTCTGCGACGTCGACGCCGGCGACTTCAGCGTGGCCGGCCTGTCCCCCTGCCTGCCCGCCAACAACGCCTGCGGCGTGCAGATCGGCGCCTACGGGGAAGGGTGCACGATCACCGACGCGCCCGCGCCCCCCGCGGCGACGGCGCTGGCCGCCCCCTTCCCGAACCCCTTCAACCCCAAGGTCACGCTGGCGTTCACGCTGGCGGCTCCGGGCAAGGTGGCACTGACCGTCTACGACGCGTCGGGCCGTAGCGTGGCCGTGCTACTCGATACCGAGCTGCCCGCCGGAGATCACCACGTGGACTGGCGGGGGCAGAACGACGCCGGCCATGAGGCGGCCAGCGGCGTCTACTTCGTGCGGATGGAAGCGCCGCGATACAGCGCGCGGCAGCGCATGGTGCTGCTGCGCTGA